The following are encoded in a window of Rosa chinensis cultivar Old Blush chromosome 4, RchiOBHm-V2, whole genome shotgun sequence genomic DNA:
- the LOC112197111 gene encoding putative SNAP25 homologous protein SNAP30: MFGFLKSPAKIAKQSSVDPGSLDSETQSNEAKITPARRTTSEPVLITPDFGNEKPGKPSTRGTSPASYKNDFHDSGGLENQSVQELEKYAVYKSEETTQSVNNCLRIAEDIKGTATTTLDTLHQQGDQITRTHMAAVDMDKDLSKGEKLLNGLGGIFSKPWKPKKTKELKGPELTADSATTNKRASKEQREKLGLSPAPKGSRSAPETPLPEGSSAIQQIEAEKAKQDDALSDLSNILGDLKGMAVDMGSELERQNKAMDHLSEDVDELNSRMKGANQRTRRLLGQ; encoded by the exons ATGTTCGGGTTTTTGAAATCGCCTGCAAAGATTGCTAAGCAAAGCTCTGTAGACCCAGGATCTCTTGATTCAGAAACCCAATCTAATGAGGCTAAGATTACCCCAGCGAGACGAACTACTTCTGAACCCGTGCTCATCACCCCAGATTTTGGTAATGAGAAACCCGGTAAGCCTAGTACAAGAGGGACTTCTCCTGCTTCATACAAGAACGATTTTCATGACTCGGGAGGGCTAGAGAACCAGAGTGTGCAAGAGTTGGAGAAATATGCAGTGTACAAGTCTGAGGAGACAACACAGAGTGTCAACAATTGCCTGAGGATTGCTGAGGACATCAAGGGGACTGCTACAACCACGCTTGACACGTTGCATCAGCAGGGTGATCAGATTACAAGGACACACATGGCGGCTGTCGATATGGATAAGGATTTGAGCAAG GGTGAGAAGCTTTTAAACGGACTTGGGGGCATTTTCTCAAAGCCTTGGAAGCCAAAGAAGACCAAGGAGCTTAAAGGCCCTGAATTGACAGCAG ATTCAGCTACAACCAATAAACGTGCAAGTAAAGAGCAGAGGGAAAAGTTGGGTTTATCTCCTGCGCCCAAAGGAAGCCGGTCAGCTCCTGAGACACCCCTTCCTGAAGGATCAAGTGCCATTCAGCAAATCGAG GCTGAGAAGGCAAAGCAAGATGATGCTCTCTCAGATCTAAGTAATATTTTGGGGGATTTGAAGGGAATGGCTGTGGACATGGGAAGTGAACTCGAGAG GCAAAACAAAGCTATGGATCACCTCTCTGAGGATGTGGATGAGCTCAACTCTCGAATGAAAGGTGCCAATCAACGAACTCGACGCCTGCTAGGCCAGTGA
- the LOC112200713 gene encoding probable leucine-rich repeat receptor-like protein kinase At1g35710 → MALRFHFTAFSLILLLFPLLLHAKTLKRDMKALNEIKASLGWRVVYAWVGDDPCGDGDLPPWSGVTCSTQGDYRVVTELEVYAVSIVGPFPTAVTNLLDLTRLDLHNNKLTGPIPPQIGRLKRLRILNLRWNKLQDVIPPEIGELKSLTHLYLSFNSFKGEIPKELANLPALRYLYLQENRLIGRIPPELGTLQNLRHLDVGNNHLVGTIRELIRIEGCFPALRNLYLNNNYLTGGIPAQLANLTNLEILYLSYNKMSGIVPLAISHIPRLTYLYLDHNQFSGRIPDAFYKHSFLKDMYIEGNAFKPGVKPIGIHKVLELTDTEFLV, encoded by the exons ATGGCGCTTCGCTTTCACTTCACCGCATTCTCTCTGATCCTCCTCCTTTTCCCTCTGCTCCTCCacgccaaaaccctaaaacgtgACA TGAAAGCATTGAACGAGATCAAGGCTTCGCTCGGCTGGAGAGTAGTCTACGCCTGGGTCGGAGACGATCCCTGCGGCGACGGCGACCTTCCGCCCTGGTCCGGCGTCACTTGCTCCACTCAAGGCGATTACCGAGTCGTCACTGAGTT GGAGGTTTATGCAGTCTCAATTGTTGGACCTTTTCCTACCGCCGTCACCAATCTCTTGGATCTCACTAGGCT GGATCTCCATAACAACAAGTTAACGGGGCCTATCCCTCCTCAGATTGGACGATTGAAGCGCCTGAGAATACT TAACTTGAGATGGAATAAGCTACAAGATGTCATTCCTCCTGAGATTGGTGAACTGAAGAGTTTAACCCATTT GTATCTAAGCTTCAACAGTTTCAAAGGGGAAATTCCTAAGGAGCTTGCTAATCTTCCAGCTCTTCGCTATCTCTATCTGCAAGAAAATCGTCTTATTGGGCGAATTCCACCAGAACTAGGAACTCTGCAAAATCTTCGGCACTT GGATGTCGGCAACAATCATTTGGTGGGTACTATTCGGGAACTCATACGCATTGAGGGCTGCTTTCCGGCTTTGCGTAACCT TTACCTAAACAACAATTATCTTACGGGAGGAATTCCAGCTCAGCTTGCCAACTTGACCAATTTGGAAATCTT GTACCTGTCTTACAACAAGATGTCTGGGATTGTTCCATTAGCAATATCCCATATTCCTCGATTGACTTACTT GTACCTGGATCACAATCAGTTTTCGGGGAGAATTCCTGATGCCTTCTATAAACACTCATTCTTGAAAGACAT GTATATTGAAGGGAATGCATTCAAGCCAGGTGTAAAACCGATAGGCATACACAAAGTTCTTGAGCTCACTGACACGGAATTCCTGGTCTAG
- the LOC112196043 gene encoding uncharacterized protein LOC112196043, with protein MWGFASNAITSIGLRRSSSEPSRVLLDSSDDELCSNSSREEGLECPICLESFNIVENVPHVLWCGHTLCRNCVLALQWAVFRFSTQKFKIPFFISCPWCHLFSLRLVYKGNLKFPRKNFFLLWMVESFNGDRAKFGPALNGENQQISSPRVNLASGNQAGNSNLRRNHSSCPLLSRYNGVDDGGRVDRHHFSLHKSLDCFIHITSKFPLVIGLLLIVFCVIPGSAIILVLYLLLTVLFAIPSALVLYFAYPTLERLVREITS; from the coding sequence ATGTGGGGCTTTGCTTCTAATGCCATTACGAGCATTGGACTTAGAAGAAGTTCGTCAGAGCCGAGCCGGGTGTTATTGGACTCCTCGGATGATGAACTTTGCTCGAATTCAAGCCGAGAGGAAGGGCTAGAATGCCCTATTTGCTTGGAATCTTTCAACATTGTCGAGAATGTGCCCCATGTATTATGGTGCGGTCATACCCTCTGCAGAAATTGTGTCTTGGCGCTTCAGTGGGCTGTCTTCAGATTCTCGACTCAAAAATTTAAGATcccatttttcatttcttgcCCGTGGTGCCACCTGTTTTCTTTGCGGCTGGTTTATAAGGGGAATCTAAAGTTTCCTCGCAAGAATTTCTTCCTTCTATGGATGGTTGAGAGCTTCAATGGTGATAGGGCGAAGTTTGGTCCTGCCTTGAATGGGGAAAATCAACAAATTAGTTCTCCAAGAGTCAACTTGGCTAGTGGAAATCAAGCTGGGAATAGTAACCTGAGGAGGAACCATTCTAGTTGTCCTTTGCTGTCAAGGTATAATGGTGTTGATGATGGTGGCCGTGTGGACCGGCATCATTTCTCCCTTCACAAGTCTTTGGATTGCTTCATTCACATTACATCCAAGTTCCCATTAGTTATAGGGCTTCTGTTGATTGTCTTTTGCGTAATACCTGGCAGTGCTATAATTTTGGTGCTCTACTTGCTACTCACAGTTCTTTTTGCAATCCCATCTGCCTTGGTACTGTACTTCGCATATCCTACTCTGGAGAGGCTGGTGAGGGAGATAACCTCGTGA
- the LOC112197110 gene encoding probable inactive purple acid phosphatase 2 — MAVPPPPLVFFFLLILSFFFNPTHQKPSITLNTTTLSKSGDSVLIEWSGVDSPSKLDWLGIYSPPSSRNHHFLGYKFLSSSPTWQSGSGSISLPLINLRSNYSFRIFRWSESEINPKRHDHDNNPLPGVKHLLATSPELAFESGRVPDQIHLSYTDRLDQMRVMFVTPDRDDRAVRYGLSKDSLDDVAAARVSRYELQHMCDWPANHSVGWRDPGFVHDGVMTNLKSGRRYYYKVGSDDGGWSETHSFVSRNGDSDEAVAFMFGDMGTTTPYATFLRVQDESVATVKWILRDIEALGDKPAFVSHIGDISYARGYSWLWDHFFNQIEPVATKLPYHVCIGNHEYDWPLQPWKPDWSSSIYGKDGGGECGVPYSVRFSMPGNSSEPTGTSAPATRNLYYSFDMGSVHFVYISTETNFVTGSKQREFIKRDLESVNRTKTPFVVVSGHRPMYTTSNEGRDAPMRRQMLEHLEPLFVKNNVTLALWGHVHRYERFCPMSNYTCGSRGPVHVVIGMGGQDWQPIWEPRADHPTDPIFPQPLRSMYRGGEFGYTRLVASKEKLTLSYVGNHDGQVHDSVEILASGEVLGGEAGGDGVEALGNGFKAAVNGSDGAGFSGNGSKLDSKLTLFVKGASVLVLGAFIGYVIGFVSHARKRAISENSWIPVKREEDS; from the exons ATGGCCGTTCCTCCGCCGCCTCtcgttttcttcttcctccttatactcagcttcttcttcaacccGACCCATCAGAAACCTTCGATCACGCTAAACACGACGACCCTATCCAAATCCGGCGACTCGGTCCTCATCGAATGGTCCGGCGTCGACTCGCCCTCGAAGCTCGACTGGCTCGGCATCTACTCGCCGCCTTCCTCCCGCAACCACCACTTCTTGGGTTACAAGTTCCTCTCCTCCAGCCCCACCTGGCAATCCGGGTCGGGCTCCATTTCCCTCCCCTTGATCAACCTCCGATCCAACTACTCCTTCCGGATCTTCCGCTGGTCCGAGTCCGAGATCAACCCCAAACGCCACGACCACGACAACAACCCCCTCCCCGGAGTCAAACACCTGCTCGCCACGTCACCGGAGCTCGCCTTCGAATCGGGTCGGGTCCCGGACCAGATCCACTTATCCTACACCGACCGCCTCGACCAGATGCGGGTCATGTTCGTCACCCCGGACCGCGATGACCGCGCCGTGAGATACGGCCTGAGCAAGGACTCGCTGGATGACGTGGCGGCGGCACGTGTGAGCCGGTACGAGCTGCAGCACATGTGCGACTGGCCGGCCAATCACAGCGTCGGCTGGAGAGACCCTGGGTTTGTTCACGACGGCGTCATGACCAATCTCAAAAGCGGTCGCAGATATTATTACAAG GTTGGGAGTGATGATGGAGGCTGGAGCGAAACGCACAGTTTTGTGTCCAGAAATGGAGATTCCGACGAAGCAGTAGCTTTCATGTTCGGTGACATGGGCACTACAACGCCGTATGCCACGTTTCTTCGTGTCCAGGACGAAAGCGTGGCCACCGTGAAGTGGATTCTTCGTGACATTGAAGCTCTTGGTGACAAGCCGGCTTTCGTGTCCCACATCGGAGATATAAGCTATGCTAGAGGCTATTCATGGCTGTGGGATCATTTCTTTAATCAGATTGAGCCGGTTGCGACGAAGCTGCCGTATCATGTTTGCATTGGGAATCATGAGTATGACTGGCCGTTGCAGCCGTGGAAGCCGGACTGGTCTAGTTCGATTTATGGGAAAGATGGAGGTGGAGAATGTGGGGTGCCGTATAGTGTTAGGTTCAGCATGCCTGGGAACTCGTCGGAGCCGACTGGGACTAGTGCACCGGCGACTAGGAACCTATACTATTCGTTTGACATGGGGTCGGTTCATTTTGTGTACATTTCGACCGAGACCAATTTTGTGACGGGAAGTAAGCAGCGTGAGTTTATAAAGCGTGATTTGGAGAGTGTGAACCGGACCAAGACTCCTTTCGTGGTGGTTAGTGGACACAGGCCGATGTACACTACAAGCAATGAGGGAAGGGATGCGCCTATGAGGAGGCAAATGCTGGAGCATTtggagcctttgtttgtgaagAACAATGTCACTCTAGCATTATGGGGACATGTTCATAGATACGAGAGGTTTTGTCCAATGAGTAACTATACTTGTGGGAGTAGAGGGCCTGTTCATGTTGTGATTGGGATGGGAGGACAGGACTGGCAACCGATATGGGAACCTAGAGCGGATCACCCAACTGATCCCATTTTCCCACAGCCACTGAGGTCTATGTACCGCGGTGGTGAATTTGGCTACACTAGATTGGTTGCTTCAAAAGAGAAGCTTACACTTTCTTATGTTGGAAACCATGATGGACAGGTGCATGATTCGGTGGAGATTCTGGCTTCGGGAGAGGTTCTGGGTGGTGAAGCCGGTGGTGATGGTGTCGAAGCTCTTGGTAACGGGTTCAAAGCTGCTGTGAATGGTAGTGATGGTGCTGGTTTTTCTGGAAATGGGAGCAAATTGGATTCCAAACTTACTTTGTTTGTAAAGGGAGCAAGCGTTTTAGTCCTTGGGGCTTTCATAGGCTATgttattggttttgtttcgcaCGCCAGGAAAAGGGCCATCTCAGAAAATAGTTGGATTCCGGTGAAGAGGGAGGAGGATTCATGA
- the LOC112200712 gene encoding pentatricopeptide repeat-containing protein At5g66520, whose translation MSYSTRCLQLLEKCKNLKHLHQAHAQVYTCGLAHNTFALSRLLAFCSDPHHGSLSYASKLFQHIPQPTLCIYNTMLKALLLRNELTQTLNVFTQMLQNGTYPDNYTLPYVLKASARLQGYTLGELVHGFSLKLGFESDIYVGNSLIVMYCAFDNMKGARCVFDEMPRLSAVSWTVMISGYAKVGDVDTARVFFDEAPVRDRGIWGAMISGYVQNNCFKEGLYLFRLMQVADVEPDEAVFVSVLCACAHLGDLDIGIWIHSYLNRLGLPSSVRLGTGLIDMYAKCGKLDLARGVFYEIPQRDTVCWNAMISGMAMHGDGEGALKLFREMEAAQVRPDDITFIAVFTACSYAGMAYEGMRVLDKMCNVYNIRPKSEHYGCIVDLLSRAGLFEEAREIIERIPSSSNPSEETVAWRAFLSACCNHGQSQLAEIAAEKLFQLERHSGVYVLLSNLYAAAGKHGDARRMRSLMRNIGVDKAPGCSSVEIDRAVYEFIAGEKTHPQMEEIQLVLQTIMKQMDFSGSDYPYLFLVNKK comes from the coding sequence ATGTCATATAGTACTAGATGCCTCCAACTGTTGGAGAAGTGCAAGAACCTAAAGCACCTCCACCAAGCTCATGCCCAAGTATACACTTGTGGCCTTGCCCACAACACCTTTGCCTTAAGCAGACTCTTAGCCTTCTGCTCAGACCCACATCATGGAAGCCTCTCCTATGCCTCAAAACTCTTCCAAcacattccccaacccaccctTTGCATCTACAACACAATGTTAAAAGCTCTCCTGCTCAGAAATGAACTCACCCAAACCCTAAATGTGTTCACCCAGATGTTACAAAATGGGACCTACCCTGACAATTATACCCTCCCTTATGTTCTAAAGGCCTCTGCTAGGCTTCAAGGCTATACTCTTGGAGAGTTGGTTCATGGGTTTAGCTTGAAATTGGGTTTTGAGTCTGATATCTATGTGGGCAACTCTCTGATTGTTATGTACTGTGCATTTGATAATATGAAAGGTGCACGCTGCGTGTTCGACGAAATGCCTAGGCTAAGTGCTGTGTCATGGACGGTCATGATTTCTGGGTATGCAAAGGTGGGTGATGTGGACACTGCTAGAGTGTTCTTTGATGAGGCTCCTGTGAGAGATAGAGGAATATGGGGTGCCATGATTTCTGGGTATGTGCAAAACAATTGCTTTAAAGAAGGTCTGTATTTGTTCCGGTTGATGCAGGTTGCTGATGTAGAGCCTGATGAGGCTGTTTTTGTCAGTGTTCTATGTGCTTGTGCTCATTTGGGAGATTTGGATATTGGGATTTGGATTCACTCGTATTTGAATCGGCTCGGGTTGCCATCGAGTGTTAGACTCGGCACTGGTCTTATTGACATGTATGCGAAATGTGGGAAATTGGACTTAGCTAGAGGAGTGTTTTATGAGATTCCGCAGAGGGATACGGTTTGCTGGAATGCTATGATATCAGGAATGGCAATGCATGGGGATGGAGAAGGTGCACTCAAGCTGTTTAGAGAGATGGAGGCAGCTCAGGTCAGGCCGGATGATATCACCTTCATTGCTGTGTTTACTGCTTGTAGTTATGCAGGAATGGCATATGAAGGCATGAGGGTGTTGGATAAAATGTGTAATGTATACAATATTAGGCCGAAAAGTGAACATTATGGCTGCATTGTTGACCTTCTAAGTCGTGCTGGTCTCTTTGAAGAAGCAAGGGAAATAATCGAAAGAATACCCAGTTCAAGTAACCCTTCTGAAGAAACAGTAGCTTGGAGAGCTTTTCTCAGCGCTTGTTGCAATCATGGACAGTCTCAACTAGCTGAGATTGCTGCAGAGAAACTCTTTCAGCTAGAACGTCACAGTGGCGTGTATGTCTTGCTCTCAAATTTATATGCAGCTGCCGGAAAGCATGGTGATGCCAGGAGAATGAGAAGTTTGATGAGAAATATAGGAGTAGATAAGGCCCCGGGTTGCAGTTCGGTCGAGATTGATAGAGCTGTTTATGAATTCATTGCAGGGGAGAAAACACACCCTCAAATGGAAGAAATTCAGTTAGTTTTGCAAACTATAATGAAGCAAATGGATTTTTCAGGCAGTGATTATCCATATTTGTTTCTGGTTAACAAGAAATGA
- the LOC112195831 gene encoding heparanase-like protein 2 — MGSRAIACCILLSLFSVALAEYVDVRVRGVVSIASTDDNFICATLDWWPTDKCDYNQCPWGKAGIFNLDLKNKTLINAVKAFNTIRIRIGGSLQDQIIYNFGYGVKDCNQIVKDGSGPFLFSGGCLQPKRWDEIHEFFNQTQAKLLFGLNALHGKKTDPKDKILWVGDWDAKNARDLMEYTISKGYPVDSYELGNELCGSGVGARIEAEQYAKDMKKLKQLVTELFPDGKQPKVLGPGGFYEKKWFNDFLQATGPGVLDGVTHHTYDLGAGVDPTLITKVQDPFYLDHSSQTYNDVANSVKQFAPWTDPWVGEAGGAYNSGGKDVSHTFANGFWYLDQLGMTASYSHKVYCRQALIGGNYALLNTTSFIPNPDYYGALLWHRLMGNKVLSTVHYGSPFLRAYTHCSKKKPGVTLLLINMSNSTTFDVEVFPEFNLHPWQRYEVQSDTKSAGAPMREEYHLTPEGGNIQSDVLLLNGTPLKLTESSDIPELQPKLVDPTSAVSVAPQSFVFVSIKDFHAPACA; from the exons ATGGGGTCGAGAGCTATTGCATGTTGCATTCTGTTGTCATTGTTCTCAGTAGCTTTAGCTGAATATGTCGATGTCAGGGTTCGAGGAGTGGTTTCGATAGCTAGCACAGATGACAATTTCATATGTGCAACCCTGGATTGGTGGCCAACTGATAAATGTGATTACAATCAATGTCCTTGGGGAAAAGCTGGAATTTTTAATCTG GATTTgaagaacaagaccttgatcaATGCAGTAAAGG CATTCAATACAATAAGGATCAGAATCGGAGGTTCATTGCAAGACcaaattatttataattttggttATGGAGTGAAAGACTGCAACCAAATCGTGAAAGATGGTTCTGGGCCTTTCTTGTTCAGTGGCGGTTGTCTTCAGCCGAAAAGATGGGATGAGATCCATGAGTTCTTCAACCAAACACAAGCCAAACTCTTGTTTGGATTGAATGCCCTTCATGGGAAGAAAACGGACCCGAAAGACAAGATTCTTTGGGTTGGTGATTGGGACGCAAAAAACGCTCGTGATCTCATGGAGTACACCATCTCAAAGGGTTACCCTGTTGATTCATATGAGCTTG GAAACGAGTTATGTGGGAGTGGGGTAGGTGCAAGAATAGAAGCTGAACAATATGCCAAAGACATGAAAAAGCTCAAACAACTTGTGACAGAGTTGTTCCCAGATGGTAAACAGCCAAAGGTTTTAGGCCCCGGCGGCTTTTATGAGAAAAAGTGGTTCAATGACTTCCTGCAGGCCACCGGACCCGGTGTCCTAGACGGTGTGACTCATCACACTTACGACCTTGGTGCTG GTGTTGATCCAACCCTTATAACCAAGGTTCAAGACCCATTTTACCTGGACCATTCATCTCAGACATATAATGATGTGGCAAACTCAGTTAAACAGTTTGCCCCATGGACAGACCCTTGGGTTGGTGAGGCTGGTGGAGCTTACAACAGTGGTGGCAAAGATGTTTCACATACCTTTGCTAATGGCTTTTG GTATTTGGACCAACTTGGTATGACAGCAAGCTACAGTCACAAGGTTTACTGCAGACAAGCCTTGATTGGAGGGAACTATGCCCTACTTAATACCACATCTTTCATCCCTAATCCTGACTACTATGG TGCACTCCTATGGCATAGACTGATGGGAAATAAAGTGCTCTCTACCGTTCATTATGGCTCTCCCTTCTTGCGTGCATATACTCATTGTTCAAAGAAAAAG CCTGGGGTCACTCTGCTTTTGATCAACATGTCCAACTCTACTACCTTCGATGTTGAAGTTTTCCCCGAGTTCAATCTGCATCCTTGGCAAAGATATGAGGTACAATCGGACACAAAATCAGCTGGTGCACCAATGAGAGAAGAGTATCATTTGACACCAGAAGGTGGCAATATCCAAAGTGATGTGTTGCTACTGAATGGGACTCCATTGAAGCTCACAGAGTCATCCGACATTCCTGAACTGCAACCAAAACTAGTGGATCCTACCTCTGCAGTCAGTGTTGCACCACAGTCGTTCGTCTTTGTATCTATCAAGGACTTCCATGCCCCTGCATGCGCTTAG
- the LOC112196042 gene encoding uncharacterized protein At3g61260 has translation MLFLAEKKKTQNWFQRRFSGQMSQDYDSIVEIEHATAVAAAAFAVKSIEESAVSDKKRTGDETSDSLVKIKSKKEETTISKPEPGRLSKLFSGAGLTKSTQEDPDSKVPISTSPTFPNDKIPGKTILPAPSIKRTPTSDAILPASSIKQTPTSDAIHPAPSMKKTPTSADKPLNSTSSIKPETSAPKLNLPTTMKPAAPANETKWQSAATPGVVKTKADKWEEAEMAKLKERYEQQNATILSWENKKKKKSKLRLEKTESEIERRRVKALQKYNNEMEYIKQIAEGARAQAEEKRRNKELKVKEKANTLRRTGEEAPTTCCCF, from the exons ATGTTGTTTCTTGCAGAGAAAAAGAAGACGCAGAACTGGTTCCAGAGACGGTTTTCTGGGCAAATGAGTCAAGATTATGATTCTATCGTTGAAATAGAGCATGCAACCGCAGTGGCAGCTGCCGCatttgcagttaaatcaatcGAAGAATCGGCAGTCTCTGATAAGAAAAGGACAGGCGATGAAACTAGTGACTCTTTGGTGAAGATCAAGAGCAAAAAGGAAGAAACAACAATTTCAAAGCCAGAACCTGGAAGACTTTCCAAACTATTCTCAG GTGCAGGTTTAACAAAAAGTACTCAAGAAGATCCAGATAGTAAGGTGCCAATAAGTACTTCCCCTACTTTTCCAAACGACAAGATCCCGGGAAAGACCATCCTTCCTGCTCCCTCTATCAAACGAACTCCAACGTCTGATGCCATCCTTCCTGCTTCCTCTATTAAACAAACTCCAACGTCTGATGCCATCCATCCTGCCCCATCAATGAAAAAAACTCCAACTTCTGCTGATAAGCCATTGAACAGCACAAGCAGTATAAAACCCGAAACTTCAGCACCAAAACTCAATTTGCCCACCACTATGAAACCTGCTGCACCTGCAAATGAAACCAAATGGCAGAGTGCAGCAACACCTGGAGTGGTAAAGACAAAAGCAGATAAATGGGAGGAGGCTGAGATGGCTAAACTCAAAGAAAG GTATGAGCAGCAAAATGCTACAATACTTTCCTgggagaacaagaagaagaagaaaagcaaaCTTCGGCTGGAGAAAACAGAG AGTGAAATAGAGAGAAGAAGAGTAAAAGCGCTACAAAAGTACAACAATGAGATGGAATATATCAAACAGATTGCAGAAGGAGCAAGGGCACAGGCAGAGGAGAAGCGTAGGAATAAGGAACTCAAGGTGAAAGAAAAGGCAAATACACTAAGAAGAACAGGGGAAGAAGCTCCTACAACATGTTGCTGCTTCTAA